The genomic segment CGTCTAGCTTCTCTCCAAGACCGACGAACTTAATCGGTGCTCCGGTGACTGCCTTGATGGAGAGTGCTGCTCCGCCTCGAGTATCTCCGTCGAGTTTCGTCAGGACGACCCCTGTCACGCCGAGCTTTTCATTAAAGCTTTCTGCGACATTGACCGCATCCTGACCCGTCATCGAGTCGACGACAAGGAAGATTTCGTTAGGCTTGGCGATTTCCTTCACATCGACAAGTTCCTGCATCAGGTCCTCATCGACATGTAAGCGTCCCGCCGTATCGATCAACACGATATCGTGGTGATGCTCTTTTGCATAGTCGAGCGCGCCGGTTACGATTTCTTGTGGACTTACCTGATCTCCCATCGAGAAGACCGGTAATTCAAGTTGTTTTCCTAGCGTCTCAAGTTGTTTAATCGCAGCCGGACGGTAAATGTCCGCTGCTACGAGCAGTGGACTGCGATTGTGTTTTTTTCGTAAATGATTGGCGAGTTTTCCAGTCGTCGTCGTTTTACCAGCACCTTGGAGACCAGTCATCATAATGACGGTCGGCGGACGGTTAGCGAGCGTCAACGGAGATACTTCCCCCCCCATCAATTTCGTCAATTCGTCATGGACGATTTTGACGACTTGTTGACCGGGTGTGAGAGACGTCATCACGTCTTGACCGACGGCACGCTCCTTCACATCATTTACGAACTGTTTCACTACTTTGAAGTTGACGTCGGCTTCTAATAACGCGAGGCGAACCTCACGCATCATTTCCTTTACGTCCGCTTCAGAAATCTTACCTTTACCTCGCATTTTGGCGAGACTGGCTTGGAGCCGTTCCGATAATCCTTCGAATGCCATTGATGATGCCTCCTACTCTAATTGCTCCAGTGACTCAATCGCCACCAGTGCCTCGCTTGGAAGGTCGAGCCGCTTCAGTTCATCAAGAAGGATCTTTCGCTGTTCATATTTTTGAAACAAAGAAAGTCGTTCTTCATATTGCTCAAGCATCGCTTCCGTACGTTTTATGTTGTCGTAGACTGCTTGTCGGCTGACTTCAAACTCATCGGCGATTTCACCTAACGAAAAATCATCTAAATAGTAGAGTGACATATAATTTCGTTGTTTCGGCGTCAAAAGCTCCTGATAAAAGTCAATCAGATAATTCATCCGGTTCGTTTTATCAAGTGTCATCCGAGCACCTCCACGGTTGTTAAGTGAAATTCCTTTACAGATAGTATAGTACAGCCCTCACAGTGTGTTGTCAAGTTTTTTTCTTTACAAGCAAACCTAGCTTATTCCTCTTCCGGTGCCTCTTCCGTCGTTTGCTTTTCTTCGAATACG from the Exiguobacterium oxidotolerans JCM 12280 genome contains:
- the ffh gene encoding signal recognition particle protein, giving the protein MAFEGLSERLQASLAKMRGKGKISEADVKEMMREVRLALLEADVNFKVVKQFVNDVKERAVGQDVMTSLTPGQQVVKIVHDELTKLMGGEVSPLTLANRPPTVIMMTGLQGAGKTTTTGKLANHLRKKHNRSPLLVAADIYRPAAIKQLETLGKQLELPVFSMGDQVSPQEIVTGALDYAKEHHHDIVLIDTAGRLHVDEDLMQELVDVKEIAKPNEIFLVVDSMTGQDAVNVAESFNEKLGVTGVVLTKLDGDTRGGAALSIKAVTGAPIKFVGLGEKLDAIEPFYPERMASRILGMGDMLSLIEKAEFQMDATRAKELEGKMRDASFTFDDFIEQLQQVKQMGPLDELLGMIPGAGKGKMKGLKNAQIDEKQLVYVEAIIQSMTKRERTEPEILNASRRKRIARGSGRSIQEVNRLIKQFEDMRKMMKQFSGQMGKGKKKGGFGLPFF
- a CDS encoding putative DNA-binding protein — its product is MTLDKTNRMNYLIDFYQELLTPKQRNYMSLYYLDDFSLGEIADEFEVSRQAVYDNIKRTEAMLEQYEERLSLFQKYEQRKILLDELKRLDLPSEALVAIESLEQLE